One part of the Malus sylvestris chromosome 2, drMalSylv7.2, whole genome shotgun sequence genome encodes these proteins:
- the LOC126587664 gene encoding ankyrin repeat-containing protein ITN1-like codes for MATTEGCLVASTNRGFEAIYASEDAESVLFNDSMPQSFKLSPSSLHFQTLSFSLSWRPQLSKQVTGRHNDTKFHLAAQRADPAAVKKILGDIDLQMVGTVSGAEFDTEVAEVRAAVVNEVNELGETALFTAADKGHLDVVKELLKYSNKETVTKKNRSGFDPLHAAASQGHHAIVQVLLDHDPGLSKTLGPENSTPLISAAHKGHAAVVDGLLSKDSTLLEISRSNGKNTLHLAARQGHAKIVRALLTKDPQLARRTDKKGQTALHMAAKDELCRDVYSFGEIMLGILSRGRLINSGASMHSKSRDVVLREIYNENEAGSNISLQEEVKLVVKVAMLCTRSRPSDRPSMESALKLLSESKIQMKKQPNF; via the coding sequence ATGGCGACAACGGAGGGGTGCCTGGTGGCCAGCACCAATAGGGGATTCGAGGCAATCTACGCCTCAGAAGATGCCGAGAGTGTCCTCTTCAACGACTCGATGCCTCAGAGCTTCAAATTGTCTCCCAGCAGCCTCCACTTTCagactctctctttctctctctcatggcGTCCCCAATTGAGCAAGCAGGTGACGGGGCGGCACAACGACACGAAGTTTCACTTGGCGGCTCAGCGCGCGGATCCAGCCGCCGTAAAGAAGATTCTCGGCGATATCGATTTGCAGATGGTGGGGACCGTAAGCGGTGCGGAGTTTGATACAGAGGTGGCTGAGGTCCGGGCGGCGGTGGTGAATGAGGTGAATGAGCTGGGAGAGACGGCTTTGTTCACGGCGGCGGATAAAGGGCACCTTGATGTGGTTAAGGAGCTGCTGAAGTATTCGAACAAGGAGACCGTTACGAAGAAGAACAGGTCCGGGTTCGACCCCTTGCATGCTGCTGCAAGTCAAGGACACCATGCCATTGTCCAGGTACTCCTAGATCATGATCCTGGGCTAAGCAAAACACTGGGCCCGGAAAATTCAACCCCACTTATATCCGCAGCCCATAAAGGGCATGCAGCAGTAGTTGATGGACTGTTGTCGAAGGATTCTACCTTGTTGGAAATTTCTAGATCAAACGGGAAGAATACATTGCATCTAGCTGCAAGACAGGGGCATGCGAAGATTGTAAGGGCATTGCTTACAAAGGATCCACAATTGGCACGAAGAACTGACAAGAAAGGGCAAACTGCATTGCATATGGCTGCAAAAGATGAGCTATGCAGGGATGTATACAGCTTTGGGGAGATCATGCTGGGGATTCTAAGCCGCGGCAGGTTGATAAATTCTGGCGCAAGTATGCATAGCAAGTCAAGAGACGTTGTTCTGCGGGAAATCTACAACGAGAACGAAGCTGGTTCCAACATTTCACTGCAAGAAGAGGTAAAACTGGTAGTTAAGGTTGCTATGCTTTGCACCAGGAGTAGGCCATCCGATCGACCATCCATGGAAAGTGCATTGAAGCTTTTATCCGAGTCGAAAATCCAGATGAAAAAACAACCCAACTTTTGA
- the LOC126603988 gene encoding heparanase-like protein 3: MGSDILQMGFIFWVSFSFLVCTVNSKVGFGGGGVEGTVRINGRDAIAKIDDDFICATLDWWPPEKCDYGTCSWGRASLLNLDLNNAILLNAIKAFSPLKLRLGGTLQDKVIYATPDNKQSCDAFQKSTSEMFGFTQGCLPMNRWDELSSFFQKAGAKIIFGLNALTGRTINSNGTATGDWDYTNSESFIRYSVKNNYTVHGWELGNELCGHGIGTTVSASQYVSDTTALKKIVQDIYKGVEPKPLILSPGGFFDAKWFKDYTDKTTTSLDVVTHHIYNLGPGVDEHLIEKILDPSVLDSISSTFSNLHGILKRSATSAAAWVGEAGGAYNSGRHLVSNTFVYSFWYLDQLGMSASYDTKTYCRQTLIGGNYGLLNTTTFEPNPDYYSALLWHRLMGRNVLATSFSGPKKIRAYAHCAKQSKGITVLLINLHNTTTAEVRVAFNTTWTLRHKHKSHKPHRSHVTKLQQGPRSSTEREEYHLTPKDGNIQSQTMLLNGNALRVDSSGIIPSLNPVYVNASEPILVGPSSIVFAHIPYVVPPACR, translated from the exons ATGGGTTCTGATATCTTGCAAATGGGATTCATTTTCTGGgtttcttttagtttcttgGTTTGTACTGTAAATTCAAAGGTGGGGTTTGGAGGAGGAGGTGTGGAAGGTACAGTCCGCATCAATGGCAGAGACGCCATTGCCAAAATCGACGACGATTTTATTTGTGCAACTCTTGATTGGTGGCCACCTGAGAAATGCGACTATGGTACATGCAGCTGGGGTCGTGCTTCTCTCCTCAATCTg GATCTAAACAACGCTATCTTGTTAAATGCTATAAAGG CTTTCTCACCATTGAAACTTAGATTGGGTGGCACATTGCAAGATAAGGTGATATATGCTACACCAGATAACAAGCAAAGCTGTGATGCTTTTCAAAAAAGCACTTCTGAGATGTTTGGTTTCACTCAGGGCTGCTTGCCTATGAATAGATGGGATGAATTAAGCTCTTTTTTTCAGAAAGCAGg GGCTAAGATTATCTTCGGATTAAATGCTCTCACCGGACGAACAATTAATTCGAACGGGACTGCAACTGGAGATTGGGACTACACCAATTCGGAGTCTTTCATCCGTTACAGCGTCAAAAACAACTACACCGTACATGGTTGGGAGCTCG GAAATGAATTGTGTGGACATGGAATCGGAACAACGGTCTCGGCGAGTCAGTATGTATCCGATACAACTGCTCTGAAGAAGATAGTACAAGACATCTACAAGGGTGTTGAACCAAAGCCGCTGATCCTATCTCCGGGAGGATTTTTCGATGCGAAGTGGTTCAAAGACTACACAGATAAAACCACCACATCCTTAGACGTTGTCACTCACCATATATATAATCTAGGGCCAG GGGTTGATGAACACCTTATTGAAAAGATTCTCGATCCATCTGTTCTTGACAGTATTTCTAGCACATTCAGCAACCTCCACGGCATCCTAAAGCGTTCTGCAACTTCGGCAGCTGCGTGGGTTGGGGAAGCTGGAGGTGCTTACAACAGCGGTCGCCATCTTGTCTCCAATACATTTGTATATAGTTTCTG GTATTTGGATCAGCTTGGTATGTCAGCATCTTACGATACAAAAACCTACTGCAGACAGACATTGATTGGAGGAAACTATGGTTTACTCAACACTACTACCTTCGAGCCTAATCCCGACTATTACAG TGCTCTGCTTTGGCATCGGTTGATGGGAAGAAATGTCCTCGCAACGAGCTTTTCTGGACCAAAAAAGATACGTGCTTACGCACACTGCGCAAAACAATCT AAGGGGATTACGGTGCTACTGATCAACCTGCACAATACCACCACGGCTGAGGTCAGAGTTGCCTTCAACACTACCTGGACGCTGCGACATAAACACAAATCACACAAGCCTCATAGATCACATGTGACCAAGCTCCAACAGGGTCCCAGAAGTTCAACAGAAAGAGAAGAATACCATCTAACACCGAAGGACGGAAATATACAAAGCCAAACCATGCTGCTCAATGGAAACGCTTTGCGCGTAGATTCATCCGGGATCATTCCTAGCTTAAACCCTGTGTATGTAAATGCATCGGAACCAATTTTGGTCGGTCCGTCCTCAATTGTATTTGCTCACATACCATACGTAGTTCCCCCTGCTTGCAGGTAG